Proteins encoded by one window of Carcharodon carcharias isolate sCarCar2 chromosome 27 unlocalized genomic scaffold, sCarCar2.pri SUPER_27_unloc_2, whole genome shotgun sequence:
- the LOC121273860 gene encoding zinc finger protein 229-like codes for MEGKSTVPTGKKLWKCGDCGNGFSYPSQLETHRRTHTGERLFTCSECGKGFTRSSHLLTHQRFHTGERPFTCSKCGKGFTVLSTLQRHQRVHTDERPFKCSECGKCYKSSQELMSHQRVHTDERPFRCSHCGTGFKTSYYLNVHQRSHTGERPFICSKCGMAFTQSSSLLRHQRVHTGERPFACSECGKGFSQLSTLQKHQRVHTGEKPFSCSQCGMRFSSSTTLLIHQRVHTDERPFQCPDCGKSFKRSQELMSHQRVHTNERPFRCSQCGTGFRWSSQLSEHQRVHTGERPFTCSKCGKRFRHSSNLQRHKRVHTDKRPFKCPDCGKCYKSSRELMSHQRIHTDERPFKCSDCGTGFRQSSQLTVHQRVHSGERPFTCSECGKRFTQSSHLLRHQRVHK; via the coding sequence atggaaggaaaaagcaccgttCCCACTGGGAagaaactgtggaaatgtggggactgtgggaatggATTCAGTTAcccatcccagctggaaactcatcgGCGCACTCACACTGGTGAGAGACTATTCACCTGctcagagtgtgggaagggattcactcggtcatcccacctgctgacacaccagcgatttcacactggtgagagaccgttcacctgttccaagtgtgggaagggatttactgtTTTATCcaccctgcagagacaccagcgtgttcacactgatgagagaccttttaaatgctcaGAGTGTGGAAAGTGTTATAAAAGTTCTCAggaactgatgtcccatcaacgtgttcacactgatgagagaccattcaggtgctctcactgtgggactgggttcaagaCCTCATATTACCTCAATGTGCATcagcgcagtcacactggggagagaccattcatctgCTCCAAGTGTGGAATGGCATTCACCCAGTCCTCCAGCcttctgagacaccagcgagttcacacgggGGAGAGACCATtcgcctgctctgagtgtgggaagggattcagtcagttaTCCACCCTGcagaaacaccagcgagttcacaccggggagaagccattctcctgctcccagtgtggGATGCGATTCAGTAGTTCAACCACcctgctgatacaccagcgagttcacactgacgagagaccttttCAGTGCCCAGACTGCGGGAAGAGCTTTAAACGTTCCCAggaactgatgtcccatcaacgtgttcacacgaacgagagaccattcaggtgctctcagTGCGGGACTGGGTTCAGGTGGTCATCTCAACTCTCAGAACAtcagcgggttcacactggggagaggccattcacctgctccaaatgtgggaagagattcagacattcatccaacctgcagagacacaagcgagttcacactgacaaaaggccttttaaatgcccagactgcgGGAAGTGTTATAAAAGTTCCAgggaactgatgtcccatcaacgtattcacactgacgagagaccattcaagtgctctgactgtgggactggattcaggcaatcatctcagctcactgtacaccaacgagttcactctggggagaggccattcacctgctccgagtgtgggaaaaggttcactcagtcatcccacctgctgagacaccagcgagttcacaagtaa